The proteins below are encoded in one region of Chroicocephalus ridibundus chromosome 9, bChrRid1.1, whole genome shotgun sequence:
- the KLHL13 gene encoding kelch-like protein 13 isoform X2 produces the protein MPLKWKTSSPAIWKFPVPVLKTSRSSPLSPAYISLVEEEDPHMKVSLGSSDMGVSAHLQSSKTGTTRFFTSNTHSSVVLQGFDQLRVEGLLCDVTLVPGDGDEVFPVHRAMMASASDYFKAMFTGGMKEQDLMCIKLHGVNKIGLKKIIDFIYTAKLSLNMDNLQDTLEAASFLQILPVLDFCKVFLISGVSLENCVEVGRIANTYNLTEVDKYVNNFILKNFPALLSTGEFVKLPFERLAFVLSSNSLKHCTELELFKAACRWLRYEEPRMEYAAKLMKNIRFPLMTPQDLINYVQTVDFMRTDNTCVNLLLEASNYQMMPYMQPVMQSERTAIRSDSTHLVTLGGVLRQQLVVSKELRMYDEKAHEWKSLAPMDAPRYQHGIAVIGNFLYVVGGQSNYDTKGKTAVDTVFRFDPRYNKWMQVASLNEKRTFFHLSALKGHLYAVGGRNAAGELATVECYNPRMNEWSYVAKMNEPHYGHAGTVYGGLMYISGGITHDTFQKELMCFDPDTDKWTQKAPMTTVRGLHCMCTVGDKLYVIGGNHFRGTSDYDDVLSCEYYSPTLDQWTPIAAMLRGQSDVGVAVFENKIYVVGGYSWNNRCMVEIVQKYDPEKDEWHKVFDLPESLGGIRACTLTVFPPEDNTGSPSRESPLSAP, from the exons ATCTCTGGTGGAAGAGGAGGATCCTCATATGAAAGTATCTCTCGGTAGCAGCGATATGGGCGTCTCTGCCCATCTACAGTCTTCTAAGACAGGGACCACAAGATTTTTCACCAGCAATACTCACAGCTCTGTGGTGTTACAG GGTTTTGACCAGCTGCGAGTGGAAGGTTTGCTTTGCGACGTGACGCTTGTTCCCGGAGATGGTGACGAGGTGTTTCCTGTTCACAGAGCGATGATGGCTTCTGCCAGCGACTACTTCAAGGCCATGTTCACGG GAGGAATGAAGGAACAGGATTTAATGTGCATTAAACTTCATGGCGTGAACAAAATAGGTCTAAAGAAGATCATTGATTTCATTTATACTGCGAAACTTTCCCTTAACATGGACAACCTTCAGGACACTCTGGAAGCTGCCAGCTTTTTGCAGATTTTACCTGTTTTGGACTTCTGTAAAGTGTTTCTTATCTCTGGG GTTTCGTTGGAAAACTGTGTTGAGGTTGGGCGAATTGCCAACACGTACAATCTCACAGAAGTGGATAAATATGTTAATAATTTCATCCTGAAGAACTTCCCTGCGTTATTAAGTACTGGTGAATTTGTGAAACTCCCCTTTGAACGTCTTGCCTTTGTGCTTTCAAGCAATAGCCTTAAGCACTGCACTGAACTCGAACTCTTCAAGGCGGCTTGTCGCTGGCTGCGCTATGAGGAGCCTCGGATGGAGTACGCTGCAAAGCTCATGAAGAACATCAGGTTTCCGCTGATGACACCCCAGGATCTTATTAACTATGTTCAAACAGTGGACTTCATGAGAACTGACAACACCTGCGTAAACTTGCTTTTGGAAGCCAGCAATTACCAAATGATGCCATACATGCAGCCAGTTATGCAGTCGGAGAGAACTGCCATTCGGTCGGACAGCACGCACCTGGTGACGTTGGGGGGAGTGCTGAGGCAGCAGCTGGTGGTCAGCAAGGAGTTACGCATGTACGATGAAAAGGCCCATGAATGGAAATCCTTAGCTCCCATGGATGCACCGAGGTACCAGCACGGCATCGCCGTGATCGGAAACTTTCTTTATGTAGTCGGGGGCCAGAGCAATTACGACACGAAAGGAAAGACGGCGGTTGACACGGTCTTCAGGTTTGATCCTCGCTACAACAAGTGGATGCAAGTCGCATCTTTAAATGAGAAGCGCACCTTTTTCCACCTAAGTGCCCTCAAAGGACATTTGTACGCAGTCGGTGGGCGAAACGCGGCGGGTGAGCTAG CCACTGTGGAATGTTACAATCCCAGAATGAATGAATGGAGCTATGTCGCAAAAATGAATGAGCCCCACTATGGTCATGCTGGAACGGTGTATGGGGGATTAATGTATATTTCAG GGGGAATTACCCATGATACTTTCCAAAAGGAACTTATGTGTTTTGACCCTGACACAGACAAATGGACTCAGAAAGCTCCGATGACGACAGTCAGAGGTCTGCACTGCATGTGTACTGTGGGAGACAAGCTGTATGTTATTGGTGGAAATCACTTTAGAGGAACGAGTGATTATGATGATGTTCTAAGCTGTGAATATTACTCACCAACTCTAGACCAGTGGACTCCAATTGCTGCCATGTTACGTGGGCAGAGTGATGTTGGGGttgctgtctttgaaaataaaatctatgtTGTTGGAGGATATTCTTGGAATAATCGGTGCATGGTGGAAATAGTTCAGAAATACGATCCAGAAAAAGATGAGTGGCATAAAGTATTTGACCTTCCCGAATCACTCGGTGGCATTCGAGCCTGCACTCTTACTGTTTTCCCACCGGAGGACAATACAGGGTCACCGTCTAGAGAATCTCCTCTTTCAGCACCTTAG
- the KLHL13 gene encoding kelch-like protein 13 isoform X8, which produces MMWRDTLSLVEEEDPHMKVSLGSSDMGVSAHLQSSKTGTTRFFTSNTHSSVVLQGFDQLRVEGLLCDVTLVPGDGDEVFPVHRAMMASASDYFKAMFTGGMKEQDLMCIKLHGVNKIGLKKIIDFIYTAKLSLNMDNLQDTLEAASFLQILPVLDFCKVFLISGVSLENCVEVGRIANTYNLTEVDKYVNNFILKNFPALLSTGEFVKLPFERLAFVLSSNSLKHCTELELFKAACRWLRYEEPRMEYAAKLMKNIRFPLMTPQDLINYVQTVDFMRTDNTCVNLLLEASNYQMMPYMQPVMQSERTAIRSDSTHLVTLGGVLRQQLVVSKELRMYDEKAHEWKSLAPMDAPRYQHGIAVIGNFLYVVGGQSNYDTKGKTAVDTVFRFDPRYNKWMQVASLNEKRTFFHLSALKGHLYAVGGRNAAGELATVECYNPRMNEWSYVAKMNEPHYGHAGTVYGGLMYISGGITHDTFQKELMCFDPDTDKWTQKAPMTTVRGLHCMCTVGDKLYVIGGNHFRGTSDYDDVLSCEYYSPTLDQWTPIAAMLRGQSDVGVAVFENKIYVVGGYSWNNRCMVEIVQKYDPEKDEWHKVFDLPESLGGIRACTLTVFPPEDNTGSPSRESPLSAP; this is translated from the exons ATCTCTGGTGGAAGAGGAGGATCCTCATATGAAAGTATCTCTCGGTAGCAGCGATATGGGCGTCTCTGCCCATCTACAGTCTTCTAAGACAGGGACCACAAGATTTTTCACCAGCAATACTCACAGCTCTGTGGTGTTACAG GGTTTTGACCAGCTGCGAGTGGAAGGTTTGCTTTGCGACGTGACGCTTGTTCCCGGAGATGGTGACGAGGTGTTTCCTGTTCACAGAGCGATGATGGCTTCTGCCAGCGACTACTTCAAGGCCATGTTCACGG GAGGAATGAAGGAACAGGATTTAATGTGCATTAAACTTCATGGCGTGAACAAAATAGGTCTAAAGAAGATCATTGATTTCATTTATACTGCGAAACTTTCCCTTAACATGGACAACCTTCAGGACACTCTGGAAGCTGCCAGCTTTTTGCAGATTTTACCTGTTTTGGACTTCTGTAAAGTGTTTCTTATCTCTGGG GTTTCGTTGGAAAACTGTGTTGAGGTTGGGCGAATTGCCAACACGTACAATCTCACAGAAGTGGATAAATATGTTAATAATTTCATCCTGAAGAACTTCCCTGCGTTATTAAGTACTGGTGAATTTGTGAAACTCCCCTTTGAACGTCTTGCCTTTGTGCTTTCAAGCAATAGCCTTAAGCACTGCACTGAACTCGAACTCTTCAAGGCGGCTTGTCGCTGGCTGCGCTATGAGGAGCCTCGGATGGAGTACGCTGCAAAGCTCATGAAGAACATCAGGTTTCCGCTGATGACACCCCAGGATCTTATTAACTATGTTCAAACAGTGGACTTCATGAGAACTGACAACACCTGCGTAAACTTGCTTTTGGAAGCCAGCAATTACCAAATGATGCCATACATGCAGCCAGTTATGCAGTCGGAGAGAACTGCCATTCGGTCGGACAGCACGCACCTGGTGACGTTGGGGGGAGTGCTGAGGCAGCAGCTGGTGGTCAGCAAGGAGTTACGCATGTACGATGAAAAGGCCCATGAATGGAAATCCTTAGCTCCCATGGATGCACCGAGGTACCAGCACGGCATCGCCGTGATCGGAAACTTTCTTTATGTAGTCGGGGGCCAGAGCAATTACGACACGAAAGGAAAGACGGCGGTTGACACGGTCTTCAGGTTTGATCCTCGCTACAACAAGTGGATGCAAGTCGCATCTTTAAATGAGAAGCGCACCTTTTTCCACCTAAGTGCCCTCAAAGGACATTTGTACGCAGTCGGTGGGCGAAACGCGGCGGGTGAGCTAG CCACTGTGGAATGTTACAATCCCAGAATGAATGAATGGAGCTATGTCGCAAAAATGAATGAGCCCCACTATGGTCATGCTGGAACGGTGTATGGGGGATTAATGTATATTTCAG GGGGAATTACCCATGATACTTTCCAAAAGGAACTTATGTGTTTTGACCCTGACACAGACAAATGGACTCAGAAAGCTCCGATGACGACAGTCAGAGGTCTGCACTGCATGTGTACTGTGGGAGACAAGCTGTATGTTATTGGTGGAAATCACTTTAGAGGAACGAGTGATTATGATGATGTTCTAAGCTGTGAATATTACTCACCAACTCTAGACCAGTGGACTCCAATTGCTGCCATGTTACGTGGGCAGAGTGATGTTGGGGttgctgtctttgaaaataaaatctatgtTGTTGGAGGATATTCTTGGAATAATCGGTGCATGGTGGAAATAGTTCAGAAATACGATCCAGAAAAAGATGAGTGGCATAAAGTATTTGACCTTCCCGAATCACTCGGTGGCATTCGAGCCTGCACTCTTACTGTTTTCCCACCGGAGGACAATACAGGGTCACCGTCTAGAGAATCTCCTCTTTCAGCACCTTAG
- the KLHL13 gene encoding kelch-like protein 13 isoform X4, translating to MGPEAELAVSSQSSRTIYPRCQTPSLGSVCLLASLVEEEDPHMKVSLGSSDMGVSAHLQSSKTGTTRFFTSNTHSSVVLQGFDQLRVEGLLCDVTLVPGDGDEVFPVHRAMMASASDYFKAMFTGGMKEQDLMCIKLHGVNKIGLKKIIDFIYTAKLSLNMDNLQDTLEAASFLQILPVLDFCKVFLISGVSLENCVEVGRIANTYNLTEVDKYVNNFILKNFPALLSTGEFVKLPFERLAFVLSSNSLKHCTELELFKAACRWLRYEEPRMEYAAKLMKNIRFPLMTPQDLINYVQTVDFMRTDNTCVNLLLEASNYQMMPYMQPVMQSERTAIRSDSTHLVTLGGVLRQQLVVSKELRMYDEKAHEWKSLAPMDAPRYQHGIAVIGNFLYVVGGQSNYDTKGKTAVDTVFRFDPRYNKWMQVASLNEKRTFFHLSALKGHLYAVGGRNAAGELATVECYNPRMNEWSYVAKMNEPHYGHAGTVYGGLMYISGGITHDTFQKELMCFDPDTDKWTQKAPMTTVRGLHCMCTVGDKLYVIGGNHFRGTSDYDDVLSCEYYSPTLDQWTPIAAMLRGQSDVGVAVFENKIYVVGGYSWNNRCMVEIVQKYDPEKDEWHKVFDLPESLGGIRACTLTVFPPEDNTGSPSRESPLSAP from the exons ATCTCTGGTGGAAGAGGAGGATCCTCATATGAAAGTATCTCTCGGTAGCAGCGATATGGGCGTCTCTGCCCATCTACAGTCTTCTAAGACAGGGACCACAAGATTTTTCACCAGCAATACTCACAGCTCTGTGGTGTTACAG GGTTTTGACCAGCTGCGAGTGGAAGGTTTGCTTTGCGACGTGACGCTTGTTCCCGGAGATGGTGACGAGGTGTTTCCTGTTCACAGAGCGATGATGGCTTCTGCCAGCGACTACTTCAAGGCCATGTTCACGG GAGGAATGAAGGAACAGGATTTAATGTGCATTAAACTTCATGGCGTGAACAAAATAGGTCTAAAGAAGATCATTGATTTCATTTATACTGCGAAACTTTCCCTTAACATGGACAACCTTCAGGACACTCTGGAAGCTGCCAGCTTTTTGCAGATTTTACCTGTTTTGGACTTCTGTAAAGTGTTTCTTATCTCTGGG GTTTCGTTGGAAAACTGTGTTGAGGTTGGGCGAATTGCCAACACGTACAATCTCACAGAAGTGGATAAATATGTTAATAATTTCATCCTGAAGAACTTCCCTGCGTTATTAAGTACTGGTGAATTTGTGAAACTCCCCTTTGAACGTCTTGCCTTTGTGCTTTCAAGCAATAGCCTTAAGCACTGCACTGAACTCGAACTCTTCAAGGCGGCTTGTCGCTGGCTGCGCTATGAGGAGCCTCGGATGGAGTACGCTGCAAAGCTCATGAAGAACATCAGGTTTCCGCTGATGACACCCCAGGATCTTATTAACTATGTTCAAACAGTGGACTTCATGAGAACTGACAACACCTGCGTAAACTTGCTTTTGGAAGCCAGCAATTACCAAATGATGCCATACATGCAGCCAGTTATGCAGTCGGAGAGAACTGCCATTCGGTCGGACAGCACGCACCTGGTGACGTTGGGGGGAGTGCTGAGGCAGCAGCTGGTGGTCAGCAAGGAGTTACGCATGTACGATGAAAAGGCCCATGAATGGAAATCCTTAGCTCCCATGGATGCACCGAGGTACCAGCACGGCATCGCCGTGATCGGAAACTTTCTTTATGTAGTCGGGGGCCAGAGCAATTACGACACGAAAGGAAAGACGGCGGTTGACACGGTCTTCAGGTTTGATCCTCGCTACAACAAGTGGATGCAAGTCGCATCTTTAAATGAGAAGCGCACCTTTTTCCACCTAAGTGCCCTCAAAGGACATTTGTACGCAGTCGGTGGGCGAAACGCGGCGGGTGAGCTAG CCACTGTGGAATGTTACAATCCCAGAATGAATGAATGGAGCTATGTCGCAAAAATGAATGAGCCCCACTATGGTCATGCTGGAACGGTGTATGGGGGATTAATGTATATTTCAG GGGGAATTACCCATGATACTTTCCAAAAGGAACTTATGTGTTTTGACCCTGACACAGACAAATGGACTCAGAAAGCTCCGATGACGACAGTCAGAGGTCTGCACTGCATGTGTACTGTGGGAGACAAGCTGTATGTTATTGGTGGAAATCACTTTAGAGGAACGAGTGATTATGATGATGTTCTAAGCTGTGAATATTACTCACCAACTCTAGACCAGTGGACTCCAATTGCTGCCATGTTACGTGGGCAGAGTGATGTTGGGGttgctgtctttgaaaataaaatctatgtTGTTGGAGGATATTCTTGGAATAATCGGTGCATGGTGGAAATAGTTCAGAAATACGATCCAGAAAAAGATGAGTGGCATAAAGTATTTGACCTTCCCGAATCACTCGGTGGCATTCGAGCCTGCACTCTTACTGTTTTCCCACCGGAGGACAATACAGGGTCACCGTCTAGAGAATCTCCTCTTTCAGCACCTTAG
- the KLHL13 gene encoding kelch-like protein 13 isoform X3 produces MSDTFPGLRLPTGVHEEQRRYFRSSEMMWRDTLSLVEEEDPHMKVSLGSSDMGVSAHLQSSKTGTTRFFTSNTHSSVVLQGFDQLRVEGLLCDVTLVPGDGDEVFPVHRAMMASASDYFKAMFTGGMKEQDLMCIKLHGVNKIGLKKIIDFIYTAKLSLNMDNLQDTLEAASFLQILPVLDFCKVFLISGVSLENCVEVGRIANTYNLTEVDKYVNNFILKNFPALLSTGEFVKLPFERLAFVLSSNSLKHCTELELFKAACRWLRYEEPRMEYAAKLMKNIRFPLMTPQDLINYVQTVDFMRTDNTCVNLLLEASNYQMMPYMQPVMQSERTAIRSDSTHLVTLGGVLRQQLVVSKELRMYDEKAHEWKSLAPMDAPRYQHGIAVIGNFLYVVGGQSNYDTKGKTAVDTVFRFDPRYNKWMQVASLNEKRTFFHLSALKGHLYAVGGRNAAGELATVECYNPRMNEWSYVAKMNEPHYGHAGTVYGGLMYISGGITHDTFQKELMCFDPDTDKWTQKAPMTTVRGLHCMCTVGDKLYVIGGNHFRGTSDYDDVLSCEYYSPTLDQWTPIAAMLRGQSDVGVAVFENKIYVVGGYSWNNRCMVEIVQKYDPEKDEWHKVFDLPESLGGIRACTLTVFPPEDNTGSPSRESPLSAP; encoded by the exons ATCTCTGGTGGAAGAGGAGGATCCTCATATGAAAGTATCTCTCGGTAGCAGCGATATGGGCGTCTCTGCCCATCTACAGTCTTCTAAGACAGGGACCACAAGATTTTTCACCAGCAATACTCACAGCTCTGTGGTGTTACAG GGTTTTGACCAGCTGCGAGTGGAAGGTTTGCTTTGCGACGTGACGCTTGTTCCCGGAGATGGTGACGAGGTGTTTCCTGTTCACAGAGCGATGATGGCTTCTGCCAGCGACTACTTCAAGGCCATGTTCACGG GAGGAATGAAGGAACAGGATTTAATGTGCATTAAACTTCATGGCGTGAACAAAATAGGTCTAAAGAAGATCATTGATTTCATTTATACTGCGAAACTTTCCCTTAACATGGACAACCTTCAGGACACTCTGGAAGCTGCCAGCTTTTTGCAGATTTTACCTGTTTTGGACTTCTGTAAAGTGTTTCTTATCTCTGGG GTTTCGTTGGAAAACTGTGTTGAGGTTGGGCGAATTGCCAACACGTACAATCTCACAGAAGTGGATAAATATGTTAATAATTTCATCCTGAAGAACTTCCCTGCGTTATTAAGTACTGGTGAATTTGTGAAACTCCCCTTTGAACGTCTTGCCTTTGTGCTTTCAAGCAATAGCCTTAAGCACTGCACTGAACTCGAACTCTTCAAGGCGGCTTGTCGCTGGCTGCGCTATGAGGAGCCTCGGATGGAGTACGCTGCAAAGCTCATGAAGAACATCAGGTTTCCGCTGATGACACCCCAGGATCTTATTAACTATGTTCAAACAGTGGACTTCATGAGAACTGACAACACCTGCGTAAACTTGCTTTTGGAAGCCAGCAATTACCAAATGATGCCATACATGCAGCCAGTTATGCAGTCGGAGAGAACTGCCATTCGGTCGGACAGCACGCACCTGGTGACGTTGGGGGGAGTGCTGAGGCAGCAGCTGGTGGTCAGCAAGGAGTTACGCATGTACGATGAAAAGGCCCATGAATGGAAATCCTTAGCTCCCATGGATGCACCGAGGTACCAGCACGGCATCGCCGTGATCGGAAACTTTCTTTATGTAGTCGGGGGCCAGAGCAATTACGACACGAAAGGAAAGACGGCGGTTGACACGGTCTTCAGGTTTGATCCTCGCTACAACAAGTGGATGCAAGTCGCATCTTTAAATGAGAAGCGCACCTTTTTCCACCTAAGTGCCCTCAAAGGACATTTGTACGCAGTCGGTGGGCGAAACGCGGCGGGTGAGCTAG CCACTGTGGAATGTTACAATCCCAGAATGAATGAATGGAGCTATGTCGCAAAAATGAATGAGCCCCACTATGGTCATGCTGGAACGGTGTATGGGGGATTAATGTATATTTCAG GGGGAATTACCCATGATACTTTCCAAAAGGAACTTATGTGTTTTGACCCTGACACAGACAAATGGACTCAGAAAGCTCCGATGACGACAGTCAGAGGTCTGCACTGCATGTGTACTGTGGGAGACAAGCTGTATGTTATTGGTGGAAATCACTTTAGAGGAACGAGTGATTATGATGATGTTCTAAGCTGTGAATATTACTCACCAACTCTAGACCAGTGGACTCCAATTGCTGCCATGTTACGTGGGCAGAGTGATGTTGGGGttgctgtctttgaaaataaaatctatgtTGTTGGAGGATATTCTTGGAATAATCGGTGCATGGTGGAAATAGTTCAGAAATACGATCCAGAAAAAGATGAGTGGCATAAAGTATTTGACCTTCCCGAATCACTCGGTGGCATTCGAGCCTGCACTCTTACTGTTTTCCCACCGGAGGACAATACAGGGTCACCGTCTAGAGAATCTCCTCTTTCAGCACCTTAG
- the KLHL13 gene encoding kelch-like protein 13 isoform X1: protein MSDTFPGLRLPTGMSKLTWTPWEWRNIALGSCHEQSLVEEEDPHMKVSLGSSDMGVSAHLQSSKTGTTRFFTSNTHSSVVLQGFDQLRVEGLLCDVTLVPGDGDEVFPVHRAMMASASDYFKAMFTGGMKEQDLMCIKLHGVNKIGLKKIIDFIYTAKLSLNMDNLQDTLEAASFLQILPVLDFCKVFLISGVSLENCVEVGRIANTYNLTEVDKYVNNFILKNFPALLSTGEFVKLPFERLAFVLSSNSLKHCTELELFKAACRWLRYEEPRMEYAAKLMKNIRFPLMTPQDLINYVQTVDFMRTDNTCVNLLLEASNYQMMPYMQPVMQSERTAIRSDSTHLVTLGGVLRQQLVVSKELRMYDEKAHEWKSLAPMDAPRYQHGIAVIGNFLYVVGGQSNYDTKGKTAVDTVFRFDPRYNKWMQVASLNEKRTFFHLSALKGHLYAVGGRNAAGELATVECYNPRMNEWSYVAKMNEPHYGHAGTVYGGLMYISGGITHDTFQKELMCFDPDTDKWTQKAPMTTVRGLHCMCTVGDKLYVIGGNHFRGTSDYDDVLSCEYYSPTLDQWTPIAAMLRGQSDVGVAVFENKIYVVGGYSWNNRCMVEIVQKYDPEKDEWHKVFDLPESLGGIRACTLTVFPPEDNTGSPSRESPLSAP, encoded by the exons ATCTCTGGTGGAAGAGGAGGATCCTCATATGAAAGTATCTCTCGGTAGCAGCGATATGGGCGTCTCTGCCCATCTACAGTCTTCTAAGACAGGGACCACAAGATTTTTCACCAGCAATACTCACAGCTCTGTGGTGTTACAG GGTTTTGACCAGCTGCGAGTGGAAGGTTTGCTTTGCGACGTGACGCTTGTTCCCGGAGATGGTGACGAGGTGTTTCCTGTTCACAGAGCGATGATGGCTTCTGCCAGCGACTACTTCAAGGCCATGTTCACGG GAGGAATGAAGGAACAGGATTTAATGTGCATTAAACTTCATGGCGTGAACAAAATAGGTCTAAAGAAGATCATTGATTTCATTTATACTGCGAAACTTTCCCTTAACATGGACAACCTTCAGGACACTCTGGAAGCTGCCAGCTTTTTGCAGATTTTACCTGTTTTGGACTTCTGTAAAGTGTTTCTTATCTCTGGG GTTTCGTTGGAAAACTGTGTTGAGGTTGGGCGAATTGCCAACACGTACAATCTCACAGAAGTGGATAAATATGTTAATAATTTCATCCTGAAGAACTTCCCTGCGTTATTAAGTACTGGTGAATTTGTGAAACTCCCCTTTGAACGTCTTGCCTTTGTGCTTTCAAGCAATAGCCTTAAGCACTGCACTGAACTCGAACTCTTCAAGGCGGCTTGTCGCTGGCTGCGCTATGAGGAGCCTCGGATGGAGTACGCTGCAAAGCTCATGAAGAACATCAGGTTTCCGCTGATGACACCCCAGGATCTTATTAACTATGTTCAAACAGTGGACTTCATGAGAACTGACAACACCTGCGTAAACTTGCTTTTGGAAGCCAGCAATTACCAAATGATGCCATACATGCAGCCAGTTATGCAGTCGGAGAGAACTGCCATTCGGTCGGACAGCACGCACCTGGTGACGTTGGGGGGAGTGCTGAGGCAGCAGCTGGTGGTCAGCAAGGAGTTACGCATGTACGATGAAAAGGCCCATGAATGGAAATCCTTAGCTCCCATGGATGCACCGAGGTACCAGCACGGCATCGCCGTGATCGGAAACTTTCTTTATGTAGTCGGGGGCCAGAGCAATTACGACACGAAAGGAAAGACGGCGGTTGACACGGTCTTCAGGTTTGATCCTCGCTACAACAAGTGGATGCAAGTCGCATCTTTAAATGAGAAGCGCACCTTTTTCCACCTAAGTGCCCTCAAAGGACATTTGTACGCAGTCGGTGGGCGAAACGCGGCGGGTGAGCTAG CCACTGTGGAATGTTACAATCCCAGAATGAATGAATGGAGCTATGTCGCAAAAATGAATGAGCCCCACTATGGTCATGCTGGAACGGTGTATGGGGGATTAATGTATATTTCAG GGGGAATTACCCATGATACTTTCCAAAAGGAACTTATGTGTTTTGACCCTGACACAGACAAATGGACTCAGAAAGCTCCGATGACGACAGTCAGAGGTCTGCACTGCATGTGTACTGTGGGAGACAAGCTGTATGTTATTGGTGGAAATCACTTTAGAGGAACGAGTGATTATGATGATGTTCTAAGCTGTGAATATTACTCACCAACTCTAGACCAGTGGACTCCAATTGCTGCCATGTTACGTGGGCAGAGTGATGTTGGGGttgctgtctttgaaaataaaatctatgtTGTTGGAGGATATTCTTGGAATAATCGGTGCATGGTGGAAATAGTTCAGAAATACGATCCAGAAAAAGATGAGTGGCATAAAGTATTTGACCTTCCCGAATCACTCGGTGGCATTCGAGCCTGCACTCTTACTGTTTTCCCACCGGAGGACAATACAGGGTCACCGTCTAGAGAATCTCCTCTTTCAGCACCTTAG